Genomic window (Rosa chinensis cultivar Old Blush chromosome 6, RchiOBHm-V2, whole genome shotgun sequence):
ctggttttcgatgatttttcctcaccatacgcgggttatgtcactaggccaataacctcaacatacaacactttttgcacaacgaaaaaaaaaatgtgttgtgtgatgaagaaaagtgaatcacacaacacatttacaaaacttgcgttgtataaggtggttaaaattctgaactttttagctagtagatcattgcacaacagttataagaatagttcgttgtgtgaatgaaaaaaaaaaatagcggcatATTTCCCTCTTAGCctaactcaaatttggctctaaATTGGTGTTCCAAAggacaacagaatagttatatatgttgtatgcgtgtagcttgcaaaatgtcatacaacagtttctgtttttgtgttgtttgatCAAGGAAGATATATTTGGGCTACTAGGTACAACGGTTTCACTATTTCCGTTGTATGATTGAAAAACTGAgcaccaaattttgaggaagcttgcttgaatgtcttctacTAGATACACCTAgtgcaagctgtagaaattgtacaacagatttaagcTTTTCTGTTATGTGAACTTAGAACtaggcggcaacattttgagccaaaatgctgTAGGAGCcttgtttccctccatgtttccacattttgattttatgtcGTGCACTCCTACGACAGTGTTCTATGATTCTGTTGTGGGATCAACTTGAGAATTCAATAAAGTTTAATGCGTACCCTAGACCTAGCCATATCTTGTGCGAAAgggaaaaatagaaaacaaaacctCTCGAACCTCTCGACCTTTTCTCACTCCTTCTCCGCCTTTCTTCCCCGATATACCGACCCAAAACCTCTGGACCCCTCTCACTCCTCCTCCGCATTTCTTCCTCGATATACCGACCCAAATCCCCATATCTTCTCCTCTTTCCTCTCAAATCCCCAAATCTCTTCTCACCATCCCCAtcctctctctcaaaccctaaaGTGGCCGACAAAGGTTTGTTTACGGAAATTGAAAGATTCTGTGTTCTGGTACAAAGGGTTCTGGGTTTGTTATTAGGTTTGTCATTGGGTTTCTCAGAAATTAGGGGTTGGGGGTTGTCTCATCCTCTCTGCATATGCTTAGATTGGGGGTTGAGAGTTGTCTCGACTTGAGATTTATAATCCAAACAAGCTATTGAAGGAAGGAAAGCTCTGGGCTCTCTCCGACGCCacaatcgaaaccctaagaagcCGAGGATGGTGCTTCGGAGGCGACTTCGAGAAACTCTAAGCGATGATCCTGATCCACTGGGCATTCGCCGATGAAACCCGCACGGTGGTGAAGTCAATGAAATCGGAGCTCCTCAACATGGATCTCAAATCCGTCGGAGCCAAGTCGTTACCCAACCCGGCCACTCTTCGCAAGTCATCTCATCTTCTCGGTCCCAAAGCCCTTCAGGCAAATACACCTTCATCTGAATTTTTTTACTTATGCCTTTTAGCATAAATGTTTTGCTTAGAAATTTATGATTTTTTGTTAGTTTTGATAAGATAACTTGGGTTACAGACATTATGAGTAGCAATTAATGTTGACGATTTTGCAAGAAATTCTAGTCGGCGGCTTTTGAAACTTGGTCAAAGTGATGGACATGGTGAGGTTCCAGCTATAGAGTACTCGCATATCCCTTCGTTCTCGGACGACGTCATTTCGGGCACTAAGGTAGTGTGTGTGGATTCATGCTTGGGCTTGGTTTTTAAGTACAGGCCAAAACACTCAGAGcattgtttgattcaattcatATGGATTTCACTTGTAGCATGATGATGCAGTAAAATTGTAAGAATTAAGAAGGGTTAATAGTTAGGATGATACCAGCGTAAGTTGGTGCGGTTGAgaattttattatgaaattttgaaactaTATGTTTATGGATCGAGTACCATTATTTGCTACAGATAACAGCTTTTTCGTACATATATGTGGAGAAACTTGCAATTATACTTCCTCATTTCCTATATACTATGTTTGTTGGATATTGCTGCTGATGTAAACCTCAATATGCTTTTAAGGATATGTTTTTAGtgtctaaaccctaaacccagtTTCTTAAGTTATTTAGGTAAAGTAAACTGTGGGCATATATCAAGTACAAAGCATGCTGAGTTTGTCTGAGATTCTGAAAAGTACAAAGCATTGGGGAGCAGAAGATGATTCGAGAAGCCAATGGCGACCCCAACAAGGCTAACAAGCCGTTCATGCGCTCCTCATCGAGCAACCCCAATAAATGTATATTTAATTGTCTATTAGTtaattgttctattttattgTTATGGTTATGTGGTTGCCTTTTATTTGCAGATTGATTTCTTCACATAATAAACACCCAATGGAAACCAAGGCCACCCAGAGTTCATCAGTTGCTTCTTCTACGACGTCGTTTGGGAGCTCGAAGAAGATGGTGTGGGTTTGGACGGAGAGCAAGCAGGTCATGACAGCCGCCATGGAGAGAGGCTGGAACACCTTCCTGTTTCAGAGTCAGAAACTCGCCGTTGACTGGTCTTGTAAGTTGATTTAAACTTTTAGAGTCTATTTTGATCTGGGTTTTTGCTGTAAGTGTGAGATTTTGATAAAGGTGGAAGCTTTAGGTGGAATTGCATTTgggttttgttgggtttttgCTGTAACATTGAGATTTTGATAAAGGTGAAAGCTTTCGGTGGAATTGGATCTGGGTTTTTGTTGTGAATGGAATTTGAGTTTCATTTAAGggttttattttgaatttgagcAGCGATTGCGTTGATAGATCCTCTTTTGATCAAAGAGAGAGGGATTTTCAATAGCGAGAACACAAGAGTTGCCACAGTTGCTTGATATTTTAATACACTGTTCTGGATTTGGTTTTAAGAATATGATTGTTAAAAGCATGCTTTGGTACTTTTTCCTTAGTCTTTGTTATTAGGCTATTTGTGGTAGTTGTGATACCTGCGATTCTTATACTATATCAATTCGATGTTTATAAGTAACATTGGTTGGTAAACATTAACTTGCATTAATCAAGTAAACCGGTTTCTATTCATTTAGCTTCTATTGTCATTGTTTTATTGTGTTTTGTCTTAATTTGGAAAACAAACACCACATATTTATGCCAATTGTATTGTATTTTGCTTCTAGTTTCTACTGCAATTAACTTGTATCTACTTAAAGTAACCTCTGTttttgttgaatatataactGATGGATATATCTACAAGTTTCTACTGCAATTAACTTGTATCTACTTAaagtaacttttcttttctttttgaatataTAGCTGATGGATATATCTAGTTTGTCTGCACCAATTCAGGTCAAGCTGACTGCTTATTAAGAGTTAAAATAGTAATGTTTATGACTTAAAAAGAAGTCTTCTGACCTTTTTTGTTCTATTACAGAACTATACTGATCATGTGGGCAAGAAATGTACGTTTCGGCTTCTTACAGAACTATACTGATCATGTTTAGAGGAATTCATTTGCACTTTCATATAATTAAATGACTCTAACTTGTCAAATTGTCTCCATAATTCTTTGCTCTTGTTGATTGCGGTCTCTTGTCATACTAGTATCAATGTCATACACAGCAACCTCAGATTGCAGAACTAGATATACCAGTTTGACACTTCAGATTAGTGTGTTATTTATTTTACTATATATCAGCTAGCTGTGTACTCGATCTTATTTGGGATTGACTATTATTGGGTAGGCAGGTGAGCTTATGAAATTTGAGTACCAAAAGAAGGTCGCCTCGCTGAGCAAGCTAAAGAAATGTAGTACTAACTCAGAAGCATTGGAGAAATCAAGAGCAGCAGTGAGTCATCTGCATATAAGATACATAGTTGACATGCAATCCATGGACCCAACAGTATCAAAGATAAACTCTTTTACTTTCAGGCTGTTGCAGGGTGAGTTTGCAGTGTACTCATATTTGACATTCTTTGGTTGTGATTTTGTCTGTGGTTGGAGTCTTTTAACTTTGCACCTGATAATTACATTTCTAGATGAGCAATTTCAAACAGCTTATTATAATTCAATAGAGGAAATTGAATTTGATAACATCGAACTAGATTCTATTAATTTTGGTTGCTTAGGTACTTTTGGTTGATCAAGGCTTTGGTAGATAGTTTAATGGGTCTGATGGTGAGTTGTGGGTAGTTGGTGGGGAGGGCAGGTAAAGGTTTAGGTCCTAGGTTCTGAGTATTAATAAATGAGTTGTAGACTTGTAAATTTTGCTAGGAGGTCTTTTCACCCAGAAGCATTATAATAATGCCTTGTTAGGAGCTTCTGATACCATTTTTGCTGCTGTCAAGTGTgaactttttctgggttgaattATGTTCTTTTGGTGAAGTACAGTAGCTGTTTTTAGTTAATGCTTAGTTGTAATATATTTTCCTTACTTCAGATATTTTCCTACTCGAGCTAGATATGGTATTATTCCCTCAAGGGAGGAACCCAACTTTGATAAGATAGCAGTTAGTTAGAACACTTCCCTAACtttttgttttctgggttttcaatttttttggttgacatatcttaatgcttttgcaattttgattacTTAGAAATGAGTGAAAAACTAGGTTATCAGATCCTCTTCCCATGACCAGACATTTATTTTACCTGATTAAATCCTTCATAACCTTGAATTTTGCTTATTTTGTTTGCAGCTTTGGGAATATCTAGTGAAATGTTGCCTAAAGAGTCACTAAGTGATCAAGCATGGAATACCAAGCAATGAagcaaaatatattttctttcatcatgtaAATTCAACTAGCTATGAAACTTTATAGCAATGACATAATACTTGGATTCAATATTTGGTGGATATATTGGAATTTTATTGATGTATCACATTGCTTTTGGTGTAAATATTAATCATTGTTCATTGGATAATGATTTCAAGCACTAATATAGTAAACTTCACACAATTAGtcactgttcattaggtaaaatggagcaTTATTAACAATGCACAAAATCCAGAAAAGATGATTatcacacaacataatttcttatgttaataatgttgtctgaagtaacaatttggatgttcacacaatgaatccttatataacatgcaacggttctaacaaacatacgttgtctgatttacaatcacacaactgtaataactagaatacgttatctaaaactaacacacaacaataaaatttccaaaagtgaagtgtgaggataactcatacaacacagaaaataaaatgctgttgtctgattcacctTTCATACAACGGCTCGGAAACAactttcgttgtgtgaatgatgccAATGACATGTTCAGCATGACTGTGCGGCAACTGCGGTTGCCATCTGCCGAGAGAAGGCACAACAGTTTTAACCAAATAAGTGTTGACTGTTTGTGATTCACACAACGGGTTTCCACCGTTGTgccatttttcatcacacaacgctccgatacacaacggagatcatccaaatcacacaacgaattTGGTCCGTTGTTTATTCGATTTTTTGGCTTAGtgtgtgattaggtctcctcctcactgactttgtgttggtgagtggcagttgaggtagcttgttctcctcctcacctactttgtgttggtgagtggcagtagaggtgatttattctcctcctcacgtgggtggcagtcgaggttatttggtctcctcctcgcacaatctatgtgtgagtggaagttgaggttattagttctcctcctcgcacaatctatgtgtgagtggcagttgagggtaggtagagcctgggaggctccatttcccgtatggtgatatctcttccccatatcctatcatttctcgactagcggggcctagtctgatttccgtgtaaccagcggggctggtcttatcctgttgagtatcggagtttcgatctttcctctcagttgtttgtgactagcggggctagtcggtttttcttgagcggagctactcgtgatttgttttctaaatcgttgcatgcatcgagagtttttttaaggaaataaatgtgggaaaatataaaatccatttagtttaaaaattgtttatttttgtccactcacgctaacgtattttatgtactttcctctgggcccttcggtttcaaatgcccagtttgcaggcgaattggttgaggtcgggcgtacacgggttgaggcatagtcaacagcatggcttccgcatctgcctttgaattaggttttcctgttatacctttctgttagaattgctctgattacctatgagatttatgctattcgagttgagatgtgtgttttgggaactggagattgatgttgatttggggagcagggtggctccaggagcataaggatgaattgattgagaagtgtaaatgttttgtacaagtttgggtagcccattttaggggaaattccgccaaatttttggtagaatttcttctaaggtgggccccgcagggtcacttcggatttcagggtgaaatccgaggcgggtcctgtcaacgtagctcaatcacattgattgagtgaaccactataaattcttgtgtttgttttcttttcgttGTTTGGCCACTCATctagttccatatcaatattgtgtttgttacgcttccgcacaacagATGATTCTGCTGGGCATCATATAAATCTAGTTGTCTTGACTCTTGCAGGATGCCATAACCTTACTGTGCTTCCAAGAACAATTGCCTGGAAAAATGCGAGAGAGATAAATCTTTGTGGCTGTAGTAAGCTCAAAACTTTCCAGGATATTTTGGAAGAGATGGAATCTCTAACGTGCTTGGATTTATCCAGAACTGCAATCACAGATTTGCCTACATCAATTCGATATCTCATtggacttaaagatttgaagtTGAGAGATTGTGAGAAACTTGTGTATCTGCCACCTAGCATGTATGAGTTGCATCATTTAGAGAAACTTGATCTGCATAACTGCTCAGAACTTGTTACATTTCCAAGGTGGAATGCAAAATCACATCAAACTAACTTGTGGCATCTTAACCTTCGTGGTTGCAAGAAGCTTCGGGAAATTTATGATCTTCCTCCGAAAGTTGAATGGGTAAATGCCGATGGTTGCGAGTCGTTGGACGATttgcaatactgtcaaacatcTTGAAACGTAGAGAGTCATCACAAATCATGGCATCTATTTCGTTGTATAAATGTCAAGTACTACTCTCTGCTCTCTGATTCACTCTTCTAAGTAGCCTGAATTCCATTTGGAATTTCCAAGCAGAGAAGTTCCAAGGTAGTTTAAATGTCGCAACAATTTAACGGAGCTTGTTGATAAATCTGAGTTTTCTTTTAATGTTCCTCTAGATATCAGATTGGGGAACAAAGGAAATTGCAGCCAATATTTATATCAATGAGCATATAATGCCTACAATCTCGTTCTGTTTTGAAGCAAAAGAGATGGGGCGCTCTGGTCATGTGTGGATGTGGTATATTCCATTCGTTAAGTTGGGTCATCGGCCTCCTTTTACCTGTCTTGTTTGTTTGGAACATACTAGCTAGACTTCAAAACAATGTACAAGTTATGGGGACCACTTGGATTCCATAATAAATCTGACATTTGATCTTTTCCGACGGAACCATCACCCTCAACGGTGATCCAAGCTCGGCAaagaataacttcttcattgtgcCTCCAAGAATCCCTTCTTGGAGCCATTTTTCcaagacaaaaaataaattaagaacaagaaaatgggtgaatgaatgaaaaattgtggaggagatggaggatatttggtgtgaggaaatagaaaagaatgggttggtatttatagaatttcctaCAATTTACTATTCCAACTGGTATATATTTTTCCCTCAAAATTTTggtaatttttaaaatttttttggaacaaaatGGAATTAATAACCCTTGATTTAATAAGAGCCATTGATCTCTTTTTTTCCATCAAATCTGAGCCCTCAGATTAAAAATAGATACttttgagtaaaaaaaaaaaaaaggcctcaCATCGGACTGTCCATATTGAAAATACTGATCTCCACCATTCATTCATGGCCGTTGGGGGTTCCAATGGTCAGTAGGGGACAAAATGCGCACGGGCCCTATTACAGTAGACGATTGAACCTCCTTTTCTCTTTCCAGCGCATTTCCCCGCGCGCGCTTCCTCCTCTTCAGCCTCAGCGCGCGTCTTTGTCACTTCAGCTTCCTCAGTGCGTTTCTTAGTGAGTTGGGCTGGCACAGCCCATTTGCTGGCCCCCATCTATAGTACTTGAGTCTTGGTCTTAGAAAAGTCACAAATATGAGACTTGGGATGAGCCCAAGTCCTATAATTTTAGGATCAACACCCCCTAAAAAGCCTTGTTGGAGATGAAAAGTCCTATAATTCAACAAAATCTGGTTTTGAACcctatggttggagttgccctaagcTTTGAAGACTGAATTCCCCATTGTATTCCAGGAAGTTAAAGTTTCAAATTTGTTCAGGCATGGATGATGGAGCTTGGTGATAACGTGAATTTTGTTTTGAACTTCCTCTGAAATGTTTGGTTATTTGTGCTTCAGCTACTGCTACAGGCAATTTTGGTTAGTGCCCTTTCACAGCTGAAATTCACATCAGTGCAGAAAGCAGCAGTGCACATTCGATTCTGTTTCGAAGGAAGCTAGGTGCGGAGGTGGAGTACTCTGCTGATTTGTGACTTGGAAGATGAGCACTTTAGCTCTGTGTGCTGGAGCTCACTCTTGTCTTTCCATTTTCCCTGTATTGGGGGCACATTTTATTTTGACATTGTTCGTATTTCTAGATCAATTGTTTTGTTCCTTTTGGGTTAGTTCAGCAAGCCTTCCTACTCCAGAGCATTTATCATGGCAAAATTGTAACATGTATTATTTGAAAGGAGCAAAAGTTGGGGTTATGCAAGTAGAGTTATTAGTGAGAATAGATAATGTATCTTACAACTTATGAAGTTATGCCGGTGGAGATAATTTTCAATGGATAATATGACAGGCTAATGGAGAGAATCAAGAGATGACACTAGTCTTTAGGGGTTTTGAATTCTATGCTAGATTTTTCTCAGATTTAATTATGCCATGCATTCTTTAAAATGttctcaaaattttcaaaaatggtCAGAAACTATATTTCTTACCATCTGAATCTTCAGAAGTTATAGTTCTTTCTACACATGAAAGAAGATGGTCTGTTCAAGTTTCTACTAATATTTTGATGATTTAGATAGCAAGAAATATAATTTCTGACCACTATTTCTACACATCAAAGAAAATGAAGTATGCTCAAATTTCTACTCATATTTTGAAGATTCAGTAGAAAGAACACAAATTTTTCTCACGCATTCTTCAAGGACGCTCTATGTGATTGTTTGGGAAATGGACTACTGTAAAAAAGAGGATTAATGTATCTCTATTGAAGAGAACTACAAACTTACATCTGCAATATAAAACCTAACGTGCAAAAACTGACCTAGCCGCGCTAGGGTTTACTCTATAGGTTTTCTTGAGAGAAATATCTTTTCTGCCATGGATATGGATATCCTTAGCTGGAACTGTAGAGGAATCTGCAATAATACGATGACAAGAGCGTTGAAGGACCTTATCGCTTAGAATCGTCCACAAATCATCTTTCTTTGCGAGACAAAGATAAGTAATATCCAAGACTTTCAAGATCTGCATCATGCCCTAGGGTTTCCCTATTAGAAGGAAGTTTTGAGTGAGGG
Coding sequences:
- the LOC121049863 gene encoding uncharacterized protein LOC121049863 isoform X1: MVMWLPFICRLISSHNKHPMETKATQSSSVASSTTSFGSSKKMVWVWTESKQVMTAAMERGWNTFLFQSQKLAVDWSCELMKFEYQKKVASLSKLKKCSTNSEALEKSRAAVSHLHIRYIVDMQSMDPTVSKINSFTFRLLQALGISSEMLPKESLSDQAWNTKQ
- the LOC121049863 gene encoding uncharacterized protein LOC121049863 isoform X2, whose product is METKATQSSSVASSTTSFGSSKKMVWVWTESKQVMTAAMERGWNTFLFQSQKLAVDWSCELMKFEYQKKVASLSKLKKCSTNSEALEKSRAAVSHLHIRYIVDMQSMDPTVSKINSFTFRLLQALGISSEMLPKESLSDQAWNTKQ